A portion of the Streptomyces sp. NBC_00376 genome contains these proteins:
- a CDS encoding DNA-3-methyladenine glycosylase 2 family protein, translating to MDERTRYEAVSSRDARFDGEFFFAVETTGIYCRPSCPAVTPKRKNVRFYPTAAAAQGHGFRACRRCRPDAVPGSAEWNVRADVVGRAMRMIGDGVVDREGVPGLAHRLGYSSRQVQRQLNAELGAGPVALARAQRAHTARVLLQTTGLPVTEIAFASGFASVRQFNDTIRQIYARTPSALRAEAGTGLGAAVREARTAGIPLRLAHRGPYAAREVFDLLAGETVARIEEVSGAAGARVYRRTLRLPYGTGIVAVDERSAGAWLDARIHLTDLRDLTTAVQRLRRLFDLDADPYAVDELLGADPLLAAGVAARPGLRSPGAADPEEFAVRTLVGREEAERLVELYGKVLDVPCGGLTHVFPEPGVLAGAASDPELRALAAALADGDVRLDAGADRDEAEQALLRLPGIGPAAAALIRMRALGDPDVDPDGRPEADRWRPWRSYGARHLGLL from the coding sequence ATGGACGAACGGACCAGGTACGAGGCGGTGAGCAGCCGCGACGCCCGTTTCGACGGGGAGTTCTTCTTCGCCGTCGAAACGACCGGGATCTACTGCCGGCCGAGCTGCCCCGCCGTCACGCCCAAGCGGAAGAACGTCCGCTTCTACCCGACCGCGGCCGCCGCGCAGGGCCACGGCTTCCGGGCCTGCCGGCGGTGCCGCCCGGACGCCGTGCCGGGCTCGGCGGAATGGAACGTGCGGGCCGACGTCGTGGGCCGCGCCATGCGGATGATCGGCGACGGTGTGGTCGACCGGGAGGGCGTGCCCGGTCTCGCCCACCGGCTCGGCTACAGCTCACGCCAGGTGCAGCGGCAGCTCAACGCCGAGCTGGGCGCCGGGCCCGTGGCGCTCGCCCGTGCCCAGCGGGCCCACACGGCACGGGTGCTGCTCCAGACGACCGGGCTGCCCGTGACGGAGATCGCCTTCGCGTCGGGCTTCGCCAGCGTGCGCCAGTTCAACGACACGATCCGGCAGATATACGCCCGTACGCCGAGCGCGTTGCGGGCCGAGGCGGGGACGGGGCTGGGAGCGGCGGTCCGGGAGGCGCGCACCGCCGGGATCCCGCTGCGGCTCGCCCACCGGGGGCCGTACGCCGCCCGTGAGGTCTTCGACCTCCTGGCCGGTGAGACGGTCGCCCGGATCGAGGAGGTCAGCGGTGCGGCCGGTGCCCGTGTCTACCGGCGTACCCTGCGGCTTCCGTACGGCACGGGCATCGTGGCCGTCGACGAGCGGTCCGCCGGGGCCTGGCTGGACGCCCGGATCCACCTCACGGACCTGCGGGACCTGACGACGGCCGTCCAGCGGCTGCGGCGGCTCTTCGACCTGGACGCCGATCCGTACGCCGTCGACGAGCTGCTCGGCGCCGACCCGCTCCTCGCTGCGGGCGTCGCCGCCCGCCCCGGGCTGCGTTCGCCGGGCGCCGCGGACCCGGAGGAGTTCGCGGTGCGGACGCTGGTGGGACGGGAAGAGGCGGAGCGGCTGGTGGAGCTGTACGGGAAGGTGCTGGACGTGCCCTGCGGCGGGCTGACGCACGTCTTCCCCGAGCCGGGAGTGCTGGCCGGTGCGGCGAGTGATCCGGAGCTGCGGGCGCTGGCGGCCGCGCTCGCCGATGGGGACGTACGGCTCGACGCCGGGGCCGACCGCGACGAGGCCGAGCAGGCGCTGCTGCGGTTGCCGGGGATCGGCCCGGCAGCCGCGGCGCTGATCAGGATGCGTGCGCTCGGTGACCCGGACGTGGATCCGGACGGGCGGCCCGAGGCGGACCGGTGGCGGCCCTGGCGTTCGTACGGGGCGCGACACCTGGGGCTGCTGTGA
- the rsgA gene encoding ribosome small subunit-dependent GTPase A, with amino-acid sequence MSFPSFPSSVSSLQGSSASHPLSPYGWDDAWAAEFAPYAEQGLLPGRVVRVDRGQCDVVTPEGTLRADTAFVVPRDPMRIVCTGDWVAVDPGGDPQFVRTLLPRRTAFVRSTSSQRSEGQVLATNVDHIVICLSLAVDFDLGRVERFLALAMSSSSGDALLGGGGPAGNGAAEPIVVLTKADLVPDATTLSHLVQDIEGVAPGVQVLTVSSATGEGVDVFAAIVSGGTSVLLGASGAGKSTLANTLLGHDVMEVQAARDVDGKGRHTTTTRNLLLLPSGGVLIDTPGLRGVGLWDAEAGVGQVFSEIEELAEQCRFHDCAHESEPGCAVLAAIEDGSLHERRLDSFRKLIRENQRIAAKTDARMRSEMLRDWKRKGAEGRFAMEAKRGRVR; translated from the coding sequence TTGTCTTTCCCGTCCTTCCCCTCTTCTGTCTCCTCTCTTCAGGGCTCGTCCGCGTCGCACCCGCTGTCCCCGTACGGCTGGGACGACGCGTGGGCGGCCGAATTCGCACCGTACGCCGAGCAGGGTCTGCTGCCCGGGCGCGTGGTGCGGGTGGACCGCGGTCAGTGCGATGTCGTCACCCCCGAGGGCACGCTCCGCGCCGACACCGCCTTCGTCGTCCCGCGCGATCCGATGCGGATCGTCTGCACCGGCGACTGGGTCGCGGTCGACCCCGGCGGCGACCCGCAGTTCGTACGGACGCTGCTGCCGCGGCGTACCGCCTTCGTCCGCTCCACGTCCTCGCAGCGCTCCGAGGGCCAGGTGCTCGCCACCAATGTGGACCACATCGTCATCTGCCTCTCGCTCGCGGTCGACTTCGACCTGGGGCGGGTGGAGCGCTTCCTCGCCCTCGCCATGTCCAGCTCCAGCGGTGACGCGCTGCTGGGTGGCGGGGGGCCGGCCGGGAACGGTGCGGCCGAGCCGATCGTGGTGCTGACCAAGGCCGATCTCGTACCGGACGCCACCACGCTGTCGCACCTCGTGCAGGACATCGAGGGCGTCGCGCCCGGGGTGCAGGTGCTGACCGTCAGTTCCGCCACGGGGGAGGGTGTCGATGTCTTCGCCGCCATCGTCTCGGGCGGTACCAGTGTGCTGCTCGGCGCCTCCGGTGCGGGCAAGTCGACCCTCGCCAACACCCTCCTGGGCCACGACGTGATGGAGGTGCAGGCCGCGCGGGACGTCGACGGCAAGGGCCGGCACACCACCACCACCCGCAATCTGCTGCTGCTGCCCTCCGGTGGCGTGCTGATCGACACCCCCGGGCTGCGCGGGGTCGGGCTCTGGGACGCGGAGGCCGGTGTCGGCCAGGTCTTCTCCGAGATCGAGGAGCTGGCCGAGCAGTGCCGGTTCCACGACTGCGCCCATGAGTCGGAGCCCGGCTGCGCGGTGCTCGCCGCGATCGAGGACGGTTCGCTGCACGAACGGCGCCTCGACAGCTTCCGCAAGCTGATCCGCGAGAACCAGCGCATCGCCGCCAAGACCGACGCCCGGATGCGCTCGGAGATGCTGCGCGACTGGAAGCGCAAGGGCGCCGAGGGCCGGTTCGCCATGGAGGCGAAGCGGGGCCGGGTGCGGTAG
- a CDS encoding DUF5949 family protein encodes MTSPQTATGTFTQAQLGTITLIGWSGEHPADGHDVAFLLVYSLGDGSEGPAVGETAMRTALERCGLPVGSAPVYATENPSLPVKLLVQAGQAVLTLPHFTAQYPAPPEWLAAAGRRGEVHTMFATRPWPQGAPGRPVSEELLRSFAADPEVITTSAHCVVPVRSLG; translated from the coding sequence ATGACCTCCCCCCAGACCGCCACCGGCACGTTCACACAAGCCCAGTTGGGCACGATCACACTGATCGGTTGGAGCGGCGAACATCCCGCCGACGGCCACGATGTCGCCTTCCTGCTCGTCTACTCCCTGGGCGACGGCTCTGAGGGCCCCGCCGTCGGCGAGACCGCCATGCGCACGGCCCTGGAGCGCTGCGGACTGCCGGTCGGCAGCGCTCCGGTGTACGCCACCGAGAACCCGAGCCTCCCCGTGAAGCTGCTCGTCCAGGCCGGGCAGGCGGTCCTCACGCTGCCCCACTTCACGGCGCAGTACCCCGCACCGCCCGAGTGGCTGGCCGCGGCCGGCCGGCGGGGCGAGGTGCACACCATGTTCGCCACCCGCCCGTGGCCCCAGGGCGCACCGGGCCGGCCGGTGAGCGAGGAGCTGCTGCGGTCCTTCGCGGCCGACCCGGAGGTCATCACGACCTCCGCCCACTGCGTCGTCCCGGTCCGCAGCCTGGGCTGA
- a CDS encoding rodlin: protein MKKMMAGAAVAVSLVGLSAAAAPAAMAIGNDGGTTSVNGNGAVDEFGNSVTQGDGSPQFQLVQGTLNKACVGLPLKANAGSLVGVLVPVAVQHVNVLASPQNQQCAENSTQAKGDEPLSHLVDDIPVLAGNGIAND from the coding sequence ATGAAGAAGATGATGGCCGGCGCAGCAGTGGCCGTGTCCCTGGTCGGCCTGTCCGCCGCCGCGGCCCCCGCGGCCATGGCGATCGGCAACGACGGGGGCACCACGTCGGTCAACGGCAACGGCGCCGTGGACGAGTTCGGCAACAGCGTGACCCAGGGAGACGGCAGCCCGCAGTTCCAGCTCGTCCAGGGCACGCTGAACAAGGCCTGCGTCGGTCTGCCGCTGAAGGCCAATGCCGGTTCGCTCGTCGGTGTGCTGGTGCCGGTCGCGGTCCAGCACGTCAACGTGCTGGCCTCGCCGCAGAACCAGCAGTGCGCCGAGAACTCCACCCAGGCCAAGGGCGACGAGCCGCTGTCGCACCTGGTCGACGACATCCCGGTGCTCGCGGGCAACGGGATCGCCAACGACTGA
- a CDS encoding rodlin: protein MIKKIMASAAVAASIVGVSAAIAPQAMAIGNDGGTTSVNGNDVIQSYGNSATHGDMSPQFALIQGSLNKPCIALPAKANVGSVLGAIPVSVQDINVLASPQNQQCTENSTQAKGDEALSHILDDIPILSGNGTGNN from the coding sequence ATGATCAAGAAGATTATGGCCTCGGCAGCAGTCGCTGCTTCGATCGTCGGTGTCTCCGCCGCGATCGCCCCGCAGGCCATGGCCATCGGCAACGACGGTGGCACGACGTCGGTCAACGGCAACGACGTCATTCAGTCGTACGGCAACTCCGCCACCCACGGCGACATGAGCCCGCAGTTCGCGCTCATCCAGGGCTCGCTCAACAAGCCCTGCATCGCGCTGCCGGCCAAGGCCAACGTCGGTTCGGTTCTCGGGGCCATCCCGGTCTCGGTCCAGGACATCAACGTCCTGGCCTCGCCGCAGAACCAGCAGTGCACGGAGAACTCCACCCAGGCCAAGGGCGACGAGGCCCTCTCGCACATCCTGGACGACATCCCGATCCTGTCCGGCAACGGCACCGGCAACAACTGA
- a CDS encoding chaplin has protein sequence MKYTKVAAIAAGTLMAMGAAAPAFADSGAEGGAALSPGVLSGNSIQIPVHVPINACGNTVDVIGLLNPAFGNNCANA, from the coding sequence GTGAAGTACACCAAGGTTGCCGCCATCGCCGCCGGAACCCTGATGGCGATGGGTGCCGCCGCCCCCGCCTTCGCCGACTCGGGCGCCGAGGGCGGCGCCGCCCTCTCCCCGGGCGTGCTGTCCGGTAACTCCATCCAGATCCCGGTCCACGTCCCGATCAACGCGTGCGGCAACACCGTGGACGTGATCGGCCTGCTCAACCCCGCCTTCGGCAACAACTGCGCCAACGCCTGA
- a CDS encoding rodlin, translating into MIKKVLATGAVAASILGLGATQAMAIGDDGGTTSVNGNGASQSFGNAETHGDLSPQFGLVQGSLNKPCVGLPAKVNAGSLVGLVPVAVQDVNVLASPQNQQCTENSTQAKGDEPLSHILDGIPVLSGNGAGNS; encoded by the coding sequence GTGATCAAGAAGGTTCTGGCTACGGGTGCCGTTGCCGCCTCCATCCTCGGTCTGGGCGCGACGCAGGCCATGGCCATCGGCGACGACGGCGGTACGACCTCGGTCAACGGCAACGGAGCCTCGCAGTCGTTCGGCAACGCCGAGACCCACGGTGACCTCAGCCCGCAGTTCGGCCTGGTCCAGGGCAGCCTGAACAAGCCCTGCGTCGGCCTGCCGGCCAAGGTCAACGCCGGCTCGCTCGTCGGCCTGGTCCCGGTCGCGGTCCAGGACGTCAACGTCCTGGCCTCGCCGCAGAACCAGCAGTGCACCGAGAACTCCACCCAGGCCAAGGGCGACGAGCCGCTCTCGCACATCCTGGACGGCATCCCGGTGCTCTCCGGCAACGGTGCCGGCAACAGCTGA
- a CDS encoding chaplin → MRKALSKSVLVMAAASGILTAAGGYAFADASADGAAVASPGVGSGNNVQVPVHVPVNVCGNTVNVIGLLNPAFGNKCANAGGSGAGGQGASAEGGAVGSPGVLSGNNIQAPVDVPVNACGNTVDVVGALNPAAGNTCANVNGPVVEPPVVEPPVVEPPVVEPPVVEPPVVEPPVVEPPVVTPPVTPPVTPPVVTPPVTPPVVTPPTTPPVVTPPTTPPVVTPPVTPRSDEPRTGVEPKGPVGQLAHTGADANLGMAGGAAAAMVLGGTLLVRRTRASKS, encoded by the coding sequence ATGCGAAAAGCCTTGAGTAAGAGCGTGCTGGTGATGGCGGCGGCGTCAGGGATCCTGACCGCCGCCGGTGGATACGCGTTCGCGGATGCCTCCGCCGACGGCGCGGCCGTCGCTTCGCCCGGCGTCGGCTCGGGCAACAACGTGCAGGTGCCGGTACATGTGCCGGTCAACGTGTGCGGCAACACGGTGAATGTGATCGGCCTGCTGAACCCCGCGTTCGGCAACAAGTGCGCGAACGCGGGCGGTTCCGGTGCCGGGGGCCAGGGCGCGAGCGCCGAGGGCGGCGCGGTCGGCTCCCCCGGGGTGCTGTCCGGCAACAACATCCAGGCTCCGGTGGACGTACCGGTCAATGCCTGCGGCAACACCGTGGATGTCGTCGGTGCGCTGAACCCGGCTGCCGGGAACACCTGCGCGAACGTGAACGGGCCGGTGGTCGAACCACCGGTGGTCGAACCGCCCGTGGTCGAACCACCGGTGGTCGAACCGCCCGTGGTCGAACCACCGGTAGTCGAACCGCCCGTGGTCGAACCGCCCGTGGTCACGCCTCCGGTCACGCCCCCTGTCACGCCCCCGGTGGTCACACCCCCCGTGACGCCCCCGGTGGTCACGCCTCCCACGACGCCTCCCGTGGTCACGCCTCCCACGACGCCTCCCGTGGTCACGCCCCCGGTTACGCCTCGCAGCGATGAACCGCGGACCGGTGTCGAGCCGAAGGGCCCCGTCGGCCAGCTGGCGCACACCGGTGCCGATGCCAACCTGGGCATGGCCGGCGGGGCCGCCGCGGCCATGGTGCTCGGTGGAACCCTGCTGGTCCGCCGTACCCGCGCCTCGAAGAGCTGA
- a CDS encoding dihydrodipicolinate synthase family protein: MTARNPRWTGVIPPVVTPLTEDGEIDRPSLERVVGHLLDGGVSGLFALGSSGETAYLTPGRQDEVIKVITSACAGQVPVLVGAIETTTDRAVERARAAEGLGADAVVVTAPFYTRTHPTEIDRHFRDIAAALDLPVLAYDVPVCVHSKLDPELLLPLAADGVLAGVKDSSGDDGSFRRLAIGARELPEFSVLTGHELVVDAMMLAGADGSVPGLGNVDPHGYVRLHEAAVRGDWAAARAEQDRLVALFDIVRAARPGTASATAAGLGAFKTALMLRGIIGTNAMSAPMRRLDAAETAEIAACLDRAGLSGV, translated from the coding sequence ATGACCGCCCGGAACCCCCGCTGGACCGGCGTGATCCCGCCCGTCGTCACCCCTCTCACCGAGGACGGCGAGATCGACCGCCCCTCCCTGGAGCGGGTCGTGGGGCATCTGCTCGACGGCGGCGTCAGCGGCCTGTTCGCCCTCGGCAGCTCCGGCGAGACCGCCTACCTGACGCCCGGCCGGCAGGACGAGGTCATCAAGGTCATCACGTCCGCCTGCGCCGGCCAGGTCCCGGTACTCGTCGGAGCGATCGAGACCACCACCGACCGGGCGGTCGAGCGGGCCCGCGCCGCCGAGGGGCTCGGCGCCGACGCCGTCGTCGTCACCGCCCCCTTCTACACGCGCACGCACCCCACCGAGATCGACCGCCACTTCCGCGACATCGCCGCCGCTCTGGACCTGCCGGTCCTGGCGTACGACGTACCGGTCTGCGTACACAGCAAGCTCGACCCGGAGCTGCTGCTGCCGCTTGCCGCGGACGGCGTGCTCGCCGGGGTCAAGGACTCCAGCGGCGACGACGGCTCGTTCCGCCGCCTGGCCATCGGAGCCCGTGAACTCCCGGAGTTCTCCGTGCTCACCGGGCATGAACTGGTGGTCGACGCGATGATGCTGGCGGGCGCGGACGGCTCGGTCCCCGGGCTCGGCAATGTGGACCCGCACGGCTACGTACGTCTGCACGAGGCTGCGGTACGGGGCGACTGGGCCGCGGCCAGGGCCGAACAGGACCGCCTGGTCGCGCTCTTCGACATCGTCCGCGCGGCCCGTCCCGGCACGGCGTCCGCCACCGCCGCGGGCCTCGGCGCCTTCAAGACGGCACTCATGCTGCGCGGGATCATCGGGACGAACGCGATGAGCGCGCCGATGCGCCGCCTGGACGCGGCCGAGACCGCCGAGATCGCGGCCTGCCTGGACCGGGCGGGGCTCAGCGGGGTCTGA
- a CDS encoding ABC transporter ATP-binding protein, with the protein MIRIDGVHVRHKARSGGLFRRDAVHALTDATLEVERGEIVGLVGESGCGKSTLARVLTGLQKPTEGQVTFHGRDLWEMSAAQRRDDFGSAVGVVFQDPSTALNPRLTVRQILRDPLDVHKRGTREAREARVEELLDLVGLPGHTLAALPGQLSGGQRQRVAIARALALEPELIVADEPTSALDVSVRAQVLNLLVDLRERLGLGMVFISHDIQTVRYLADRLAVLYLGRIVEEGRAADVAGAPAHPYTEALLSATPSLLETTERIVLTGPVPSATNPPSGCPFRTRCWKADDACATVFPAAAAGRDGHRWHCVHPQIPTSSVPSARSTV; encoded by the coding sequence GTGATCAGGATCGACGGCGTCCACGTACGCCACAAGGCACGCAGCGGCGGACTCTTCCGCCGGGACGCCGTGCACGCCCTCACCGACGCGACCCTGGAGGTCGAGCGCGGCGAGATCGTCGGCCTGGTCGGCGAGTCCGGCTGCGGCAAGTCCACCCTGGCCCGGGTACTGACCGGACTGCAGAAGCCCACCGAGGGCCAGGTCACCTTCCACGGCCGCGACCTGTGGGAGATGTCCGCGGCGCAGCGCCGCGACGACTTCGGCTCCGCCGTCGGCGTCGTCTTCCAGGACCCGTCCACCGCCCTCAACCCCCGACTCACGGTCCGTCAGATCCTCCGCGACCCGCTCGACGTGCACAAGCGGGGCACCCGCGAGGCACGCGAGGCACGCGTCGAGGAACTCCTCGACCTGGTCGGCCTGCCCGGCCACACCCTCGCCGCGCTCCCCGGACAGCTCTCCGGCGGCCAGCGCCAGCGCGTCGCCATCGCCCGCGCCCTGGCCCTCGAACCGGAACTGATCGTCGCCGACGAACCGACCTCCGCACTCGACGTCTCCGTCCGCGCCCAGGTCCTCAACCTCCTGGTCGACCTGCGCGAACGCCTGGGGCTCGGCATGGTGTTCATCTCGCACGACATCCAGACGGTGCGATACCTCGCCGACCGTCTCGCCGTTCTCTACCTCGGCCGGATCGTCGAGGAGGGACGGGCGGCCGATGTGGCGGGCGCGCCCGCGCACCCCTATACCGAGGCACTGCTCTCCGCGACCCCGAGCCTGCTGGAGACCACCGAGCGCATCGTGCTCACCGGCCCCGTCCCCTCGGCCACCAACCCGCCGTCCGGCTGCCCGTTCCGAACCCGCTGCTGGAAGGCCGACGACGCCTGCGCCACGGTCTTTCCCGCCGCGGCCGCCGGCCGGGACGGACACCGCTGGCACTGCGTCCACCCCCAGATCCCCACGTCCTCCGTACCATCCGCAAGGAGCACCGTATGA
- a CDS encoding dipeptide/oligopeptide/nickel ABC transporter permease/ATP-binding protein: protein MFATGRLANKLSRPGIAFRSLPVTSRIALGVLIVVVLGAVFAPLFTQDPLTTGTPVQAPGGAHWFGTDRAGRDVFARVVHGSRYSLVIGLGATAVALIAGALLGSVAATSRKLGDESVMRTLDVVMSFPPIALAAVLVAVFGTSVPVIIFTIAFVYTPSLARVVRANVLSQYGEDYVAAEKVIGARRGYIVLRHVAVNCMAPVMVFATVMVAEAIIFEASLSFIGAGVQDPDPSWGSVLAYGRQILLAGGWWATFFPGLALLVTVLALNILSEGLTDASAAPKSAKAVPDPTTATAPDPVEAASTVDVDAALTRLADRVNATEPTITPVRDDAAELLVVRDLSIRFPDRYGQIPVVDSLDFTVHEGETLGLVGESGCGKSITSLAVMGLLARNAEVRGEILYRGRNLLDLSPKERRALMGPEIAMVYQDALSSLNPSVLVGTQLKQLTSRGGTKTPAELLELVGLAPQRTLRSYPHELSGGQRQRVLIAMALSRDPRLLIADEPTTALDVTVQAQVVELLVKLRDELGFAMVLVSHDLALVGDLSHRVAVMYAGRLAEIGATRSVLTGPTHHYSRGLLGSVVSLEAGADRLHQIRGIVPAPQGFGTGCRFASRCDAATDLCRTTAPELTARDAANDHGFACHHPAKAAQLEGSAL from the coding sequence ATGTTCGCCACCGGCCGTCTGGCCAACAAACTGTCCCGACCGGGCATCGCGTTCCGCTCCCTCCCGGTGACCTCCCGCATCGCCCTCGGCGTGCTGATCGTCGTCGTACTCGGCGCCGTATTCGCCCCGCTGTTCACCCAGGACCCGCTGACCACCGGCACCCCGGTGCAGGCGCCCGGCGGCGCCCACTGGTTCGGCACCGACCGGGCCGGCCGCGACGTCTTCGCCCGGGTCGTGCACGGCTCCCGCTACTCGCTGGTCATCGGCCTCGGCGCGACCGCCGTGGCGCTGATCGCCGGTGCGCTGCTCGGCTCGGTCGCCGCCACCTCCCGCAAGCTCGGCGACGAGTCCGTGATGCGGACCCTCGACGTCGTGATGTCGTTCCCGCCGATCGCGCTGGCCGCAGTCCTCGTCGCGGTCTTCGGCACCAGCGTCCCGGTGATCATCTTCACCATCGCCTTCGTCTACACACCGTCGCTGGCCCGAGTGGTCCGCGCCAACGTGCTTTCCCAGTACGGCGAGGACTACGTAGCCGCCGAGAAGGTCATCGGAGCCCGGCGCGGCTACATCGTGCTCCGCCACGTCGCCGTCAACTGCATGGCCCCGGTCATGGTGTTCGCCACCGTCATGGTCGCCGAGGCGATCATCTTCGAGGCCAGCCTCTCCTTCATCGGCGCCGGCGTGCAGGACCCCGACCCCAGCTGGGGCAGCGTCCTCGCCTACGGCCGGCAGATCCTCCTCGCCGGCGGCTGGTGGGCCACCTTCTTCCCCGGCCTCGCCCTGCTCGTCACCGTCCTCGCCCTCAACATCCTCTCCGAGGGCCTCACCGACGCCTCCGCCGCTCCCAAGAGCGCCAAGGCCGTCCCCGACCCCACCACGGCCACCGCACCCGACCCGGTCGAGGCCGCCTCCACCGTGGACGTCGACGCAGCCCTCACCAGGCTCGCCGACCGCGTCAACGCCACCGAGCCGACCATCACCCCGGTACGGGACGACGCCGCCGAACTGCTCGTCGTACGGGACCTTTCGATCCGTTTCCCCGACCGTTACGGGCAGATTCCCGTCGTCGACTCGCTGGACTTCACCGTCCACGAGGGCGAGACGCTCGGTCTGGTCGGCGAGTCCGGCTGCGGAAAGTCCATCACCAGCCTCGCCGTCATGGGCCTGCTCGCCCGCAACGCCGAGGTCCGCGGCGAGATCCTCTACCGCGGCCGGAACCTGCTGGACCTGTCGCCGAAGGAACGCCGTGCCCTGATGGGCCCGGAGATCGCGATGGTCTACCAGGACGCGCTCTCCTCCCTCAACCCGTCCGTCCTCGTCGGCACCCAGCTGAAGCAGCTCACCTCGCGCGGCGGTACGAAGACCCCGGCCGAGCTCCTCGAACTCGTCGGTCTCGCACCCCAACGCACCCTGCGCAGCTACCCCCACGAGCTCTCCGGCGGCCAGCGCCAGCGCGTCCTGATCGCCATGGCGCTCTCCCGCGACCCCCGCCTGCTCATCGCCGACGAACCGACCACCGCCCTCGACGTCACCGTCCAGGCCCAGGTCGTCGAACTCCTCGTGAAACTGCGCGACGAACTCGGCTTCGCCATGGTCCTCGTCTCGCACGACCTCGCCCTCGTCGGCGACCTCTCGCACCGCGTCGCCGTGATGTACGCGGGCCGCCTCGCCGAGATCGGCGCCACCCGCTCCGTACTCACCGGCCCCACCCATCACTACAGCCGCGGGCTGCTCGGTTCGGTCGTCTCCCTGGAGGCCGGCGCCGACCGGCTGCACCAGATCCGCGGCATCGTCCCCGCCCCCCAGGGTTTCGGCACCGGCTGCCGCTTCGCCTCGCGCTGCGACGCCGCCACCGACCTGTGCCGCACCACCGCACCCGAACTCACCGCACGCGACGCCGCGAACGACCACGGCTTCGCCTGCCACCACCCCGCGAAGGCCGCCCAGCTGGAAGGGAGCGCCCTGTGA
- a CDS encoding ABC transporter permease, translated as MVAFLRLALRRVAMMPVMILGIALLVFVVLQFSPADPAFNALGESATPEARAAFAEANGLNDPLPVRYFHFLGQLLHLDLGMTVPPSQPVADRITAAFPLTLQLTLLGLLLAVVLAVLFGVTGAMYRDRWPDQLFRVVSMAGVAIPSFWLGVLLIQQFALNTRIFPTGGYTNPADSFSGWLTTMALPAISLALPVSASLARLVRTSMVAELDRDYVRTARGNGLPPLLVIRSVLRNALVTPLTVLGIKVGYMLSGAVVIEAIFDLPGMGKLILEGVTGGDVALVQGTVLTIAIAFLVVNVIVDLLYLLVNPRIRTV; from the coding sequence ATGGTTGCTTTTCTCCGGCTCGCGCTGCGTCGCGTCGCGATGATGCCGGTGATGATCCTCGGCATCGCGCTGCTCGTCTTCGTGGTGCTCCAGTTCTCGCCGGCCGACCCGGCCTTCAACGCGCTCGGGGAGAGCGCCACCCCCGAGGCCCGAGCGGCCTTCGCCGAGGCCAACGGCCTCAACGACCCGCTCCCGGTCAGGTACTTCCACTTCCTCGGCCAACTGCTCCACCTCGACCTCGGGATGACCGTCCCGCCGAGCCAGCCCGTGGCCGACCGGATCACGGCCGCCTTCCCGCTCACCCTCCAGCTGACCCTGCTCGGGCTGCTCCTCGCGGTCGTGCTGGCCGTGCTGTTCGGAGTGACCGGCGCGATGTACCGGGACCGCTGGCCCGACCAGCTGTTCCGGGTCGTCTCCATGGCCGGGGTCGCCATCCCGTCCTTCTGGCTCGGGGTGCTCCTCATCCAGCAGTTCGCACTGAACACCCGGATCTTCCCGACCGGCGGCTACACCAACCCGGCCGACTCCTTCAGCGGCTGGCTCACCACCATGGCCCTGCCCGCGATCTCGCTCGCGCTCCCGGTCTCCGCGTCCCTCGCCCGGCTCGTACGGACCTCGATGGTCGCCGAACTCGACCGCGACTACGTACGCACCGCCCGAGGCAACGGCCTCCCGCCGCTGCTGGTGATCCGCTCGGTGCTGCGCAACGCGCTCGTCACCCCGCTGACCGTGCTCGGCATCAAGGTCGGCTACATGCTCAGCGGTGCCGTCGTCATCGAAGCGATCTTCGATCTGCCCGGCATGGGCAAACTCATCCTCGAAGGTGTCACCGGCGGCGACGTCGCCCTGGTCCAGGGCACCGTACTGACCATCGCCATCGCGTTCCTGGTGGTCAACGTCATCGTCGACCTGCTCTATCTGCTGGTCAACCCGCGCATCAGGACGGTGTGA